From a region of the Qipengyuania spongiae genome:
- a CDS encoding helix-turn-helix transcriptional regulator, translating into MALLLGEDMTRSAVTPENVARPSHWPLAAVVSVSDNRDRHGGDALESIAGELAQYCGFEGTLVEWIDPHHAGSHVVAEFGCAQYRARPAGSEDAWCSATDASAEVHPKSVGSSRDDCLVEADFPVESGRFVLTNWIGRRGSLAAERSRKRFSEMLPLLSILFRTVSERTRLKARNHGFAAAIQHSDVATLILDQECRIAFANKAAELIMSERDGIRQIHGKLASAGIGDTLRLQSAVQHLVDGDREGAEPSPVIAIKRPGRRPLLIGLVQAPRAGELIPVDTMAIAYVFDPEQNLSDIIEPVCRFYGLSPNETRLTCGLVEGRPLCDVAKSISIREQTARSYLKQIFAKTETNRQAELVQLLLRSSIRMATFRKICAFS; encoded by the coding sequence ATGGCGCTTCTTCTTGGAGAGGACATGACCCGTTCGGCAGTAACTCCCGAAAACGTTGCGAGACCGTCTCACTGGCCCCTGGCCGCGGTGGTTTCGGTGTCTGACAACAGGGACCGTCACGGCGGCGATGCTTTGGAAAGCATCGCAGGTGAACTGGCACAGTACTGCGGATTCGAAGGAACGTTGGTCGAATGGATCGACCCCCACCACGCCGGTTCCCACGTTGTCGCCGAATTCGGGTGCGCCCAATATCGTGCGCGTCCCGCCGGCTCCGAGGATGCGTGGTGCAGCGCGACCGACGCGTCTGCCGAAGTCCATCCGAAATCCGTTGGCTCGTCCCGCGACGACTGTTTGGTGGAAGCAGATTTCCCTGTCGAATCCGGGCGGTTCGTCCTCACCAACTGGATTGGAAGAAGGGGGAGCCTGGCCGCCGAGCGGAGCAGAAAGCGGTTTTCGGAAATGCTTCCATTGCTTTCGATCCTGTTCCGTACGGTCTCGGAAAGAACCCGTCTGAAGGCTCGCAACCATGGATTCGCTGCCGCGATTCAGCACAGCGACGTTGCGACGCTGATCCTGGATCAGGAATGCAGAATTGCATTCGCCAACAAGGCAGCCGAGCTTATCATGTCGGAACGAGACGGTATCCGTCAGATTCACGGAAAACTTGCGAGTGCTGGGATTGGCGACACGCTGCGTCTCCAATCAGCCGTTCAACACCTTGTCGATGGGGATCGCGAAGGTGCCGAACCCAGCCCCGTGATTGCTATAAAACGCCCCGGGCGCCGTCCGCTGCTAATTGGATTGGTTCAGGCGCCGCGGGCCGGCGAACTCATACCTGTCGATACTATGGCTATCGCCTATGTCTTCGATCCGGAGCAAAATCTGAGCGATATCATTGAACCTGTATGCAGGTTCTACGGTCTCTCCCCCAATGAAACACGCCTGACCTGCGGATTGGTCGAGGGGCGGCCCCTGTGCGATGTCGCGAAGAGCATTTCGATCCGCGAGCAGACGGCACGTTCCTATCTGAAACAGATTTTTGCGAAAACGGAAACGAACAGACAGGCGGAACTTGTCCAGCTTCTGCTTCGCAGCTCCATCCGGATGGCGACGTTCCGGAAAATCTGCGCATTCTCGTAA
- a CDS encoding DUF1178 family protein — MIVYDLCCDNSHRFEGWFRSSVDFDNQRECGLLSCPACGSAEVEKAPMAPAVPAKSNAAPTKRGADETHSVANSPIPPEVRKAFDILVKAQAKALKNSRWVGGKFAEEARSMHYGEKDEAPIHGQATRDEAESLVEEGIAVAPLLVPVAPPEEIN, encoded by the coding sequence ATGATCGTCTACGACCTCTGCTGCGATAATTCCCATCGTTTCGAAGGCTGGTTCCGCTCCTCGGTCGACTTTGACAACCAGCGCGAATGCGGCCTGCTGTCCTGTCCCGCATGCGGCAGCGCGGAGGTCGAAAAGGCGCCGATGGCTCCGGCCGTTCCCGCCAAATCCAATGCTGCTCCGACCAAAAGAGGAGCGGACGAGACCCATTCGGTCGCCAATTCCCCGATTCCGCCGGAGGTTCGCAAGGCTTTCGACATACTGGTAAAAGCGCAGGCCAAGGCCTTGAAAAACAGTCGTTGGGTCGGCGGAAAGTTTGCCGAGGAAGCGCGCTCGATGCATTACGGCGAGAAGGACGAGGCCCCCATCCACGGGCAGGCCACGCGCGACGAGGCGGAAAGCCTGGTGGAGGAAGGGATCGCCGTTGCGCCCCTCTTGGTCCCGGTTGCGCCGCCCGAAGAGATCAACTGA
- a CDS encoding carbon-nitrogen hydrolase family protein, with amino-acid sequence MARIAVLQMTSGVDPEANFRTIVDALGEAGERGAQMLFTPEMSLLLDRDRARAASHIVSEYASPFVGRFQKAVEETGVWLTVGAPVRLPEDRLANRQWLFASSGRAPTAYDKMHMFDVTLADGESWRESSAYRAGETVVTIDDTPVGRLGLTICYDIRFPALFEALGQRKCDCIAIPAAFTRPTGAAHWHTLVRARAIEASAFVVAAAQVGVHEDGRATYGHSMVVDPWGEVLLDMSGEEAGLGFAEIDLARIAEVRRQVPSLANRRKIAI; translated from the coding sequence ATGGCTCGTATTGCCGTTCTTCAGATGACTTCCGGCGTCGATCCGGAGGCCAATTTTCGTACAATAGTCGATGCGCTGGGCGAAGCGGGCGAGCGCGGAGCGCAAATGCTGTTCACCCCGGAAATGAGCCTGCTGCTCGATCGCGACAGGGCCCGAGCGGCATCGCATATCGTCAGCGAATATGCCTCGCCATTCGTCGGACGTTTTCAGAAGGCGGTGGAGGAAACTGGTGTCTGGCTGACGGTAGGCGCACCGGTTCGCCTGCCCGAAGATCGCCTCGCCAACCGTCAATGGCTGTTCGCCTCCTCCGGCCGTGCGCCGACGGCCTACGACAAAATGCACATGTTCGACGTGACTCTGGCCGACGGGGAGAGCTGGCGGGAATCCAGCGCCTATCGTGCAGGCGAGACCGTGGTCACGATCGACGATACGCCAGTCGGTCGGCTTGGTCTGACGATCTGCTACGACATCCGCTTTCCCGCCCTGTTCGAAGCGCTCGGACAGCGGAAATGCGACTGCATTGCCATACCGGCGGCCTTTACCCGGCCGACGGGGGCGGCTCACTGGCACACCCTGGTCCGCGCCCGGGCGATCGAGGCGAGCGCCTTCGTCGTGGCCGCCGCTCAGGTGGGCGTGCACGAGGACGGGCGCGCCACCTACGGCCACAGCATGGTCGTCGATCCCTGGGGCGAAGTCCTGCTCGACATGAGCGGCGAGGAGGCCGGGCTGGGCTTTGCCGAAATCGACCTCGCCCGGATAGCAGAGGTGCGCCGGCAGGTGCCAAGCCTTGCCAACCGGCGGAAAATCGCCATTTAG
- the grxC gene encoding glutaredoxin 3 — MSQPDITIYTKFGCGYCYRAKKLLDEKGAEYTEHDITMGGPKRAEMLERAPDARTVPQIFIGDTHVGGSDELAALERQGRLDGMLAN; from the coding sequence ATGAGCCAGCCTGACATTACCATCTATACCAAGTTCGGCTGCGGCTACTGCTATCGCGCCAAGAAGCTGCTCGATGAAAAAGGCGCCGAATACACCGAACACGATATCACGATGGGCGGGCCAAAGCGCGCCGAGATGCTCGAACGCGCGCCCGACGCGCGGACCGTGCCGCAGATATTCATCGGCGACACGCATGTTGGCGGGTCGGACGAACTCGCCGCGCTCGAACGTCAGGGCAGGCTAGACGGTATGTTGGCGAACTGA
- a CDS encoding Hsp20 family protein, with protein sequence MNRLDLTPYRRTTVGFDRLFDLLENQVRNGGDNYPPFNIERRDEDAYRITLAVAGFRSQDLDITAQQNLLVVQGRKRDEDGDGEMLHVGIANRGFERKFELADFVRVENADLADGLLVIDLVREVPDAMKPKKISIGGQKLEIVHSDDERKGDSEAA encoded by the coding sequence ATGAACCGTCTTGATTTAACGCCTTATCGCCGCACCACCGTCGGTTTCGACCGCTTGTTCGACCTGCTGGAAAATCAGGTTCGCAATGGCGGCGACAATTATCCGCCCTTCAATATCGAACGCCGCGACGAGGATGCCTATCGCATTACGCTGGCGGTCGCGGGCTTCCGTTCGCAGGATCTCGACATCACCGCGCAGCAAAATTTGCTGGTGGTGCAGGGGCGCAAGCGTGACGAGGATGGCGACGGCGAGATGCTCCATGTCGGCATTGCCAATCGCGGTTTCGAGCGCAAGTTCGAGCTCGCCGACTTCGTCCGGGTCGAGAATGCCGATTTGGCCGACGGCCTGCTGGTGATCGACCTCGTCCGCGAGGTTCCGGATGCGATGAAGCCGAAGAAAATCTCCATCGGCGGCCAGAAGCTGGAGATCGTCCACTCCGACGACGAGCGCAAGGGCGACAGCGAAGCGGCCTAA
- a CDS encoding CTP synthase, giving the protein MARYIFITGGVVSSLGKGLMAASLAALLQARGYKVRIRKFDPYLNVDPGTMSPYQHGEVYVTDDGAETDLDLGHYERFTGVSARQSDNITSGRVYRDIIARERRGDYLGATVQVIPHVTDAIKEFALADQGDHDFILCEIGGTVGDIEGLPFMEAIRQLRNELEPFQTLSVHVTLVPYIKAAGELKTKPTQHSVRELASLGIKPDLLLCRAEHPIPDSERQKIANFCNVRKEAVIPALDAPSIYAVPLQYHRQGLDAEVLRAFGIADAPDPDLSRWDDVVDRYANPEGEVTIGVVGKYVGLQDAYKSLNEALIHGGLAHRVKVNLRWLDAELFEQDDADIAAELEPMHGILVPGGFGERGSEGKIAAVRFARERKVPFLGICLGMQMACIEGARTAGVLEASSTEFGETSEPVVGIITEWMSEEGLQKREADGDLGGTMRLGAYEAALSGNSHVSRIYGGAERISERHRHRYEVNSKYIAPLEEGGLVFSGMSPDGLLPEIVERPDHPWFVGVQFHPELKSKPFDPHPLFAGFVGAALDLARLV; this is encoded by the coding sequence ATGGCGCGGTATATTTTCATCACCGGCGGCGTGGTTTCCTCGCTCGGCAAAGGTCTCATGGCGGCATCGCTCGCGGCGCTCCTTCAGGCGCGCGGCTACAAGGTCCGCATTCGCAAGTTCGATCCCTATCTGAACGTCGATCCGGGGACGATGAGCCCCTATCAGCACGGCGAGGTCTATGTGACCGACGACGGGGCCGAGACCGATCTCGACCTCGGGCATTACGAACGCTTCACAGGCGTCTCGGCGCGACAGAGCGACAATATCACCAGCGGCCGGGTCTACCGCGACATCATCGCGCGCGAGCGGCGCGGCGACTATCTCGGCGCGACGGTCCAGGTGATCCCGCACGTGACCGACGCGATCAAGGAATTCGCGCTCGCCGATCAGGGCGACCACGATTTCATCCTGTGCGAGATCGGCGGCACGGTCGGCGACATCGAGGGCTTGCCTTTCATGGAGGCGATCCGCCAGCTCAGGAACGAGCTGGAGCCGTTCCAGACCCTGTCGGTCCATGTGACGCTGGTGCCTTACATCAAGGCCGCGGGCGAGCTGAAGACCAAGCCGACCCAGCACTCGGTCCGCGAACTCGCCAGCCTCGGCATCAAGCCCGACCTATTACTTTGCCGGGCGGAACATCCGATCCCCGACAGCGAGCGGCAGAAGATCGCCAATTTCTGCAATGTCCGCAAGGAAGCGGTGATCCCGGCGCTGGACGCGCCCTCGATCTACGCCGTGCCCTTGCAGTATCATCGCCAGGGGCTCGACGCCGAGGTGCTGCGCGCTTTCGGCATTGCCGACGCGCCCGATCCCGACCTGTCACGCTGGGACGACGTGGTCGACCGCTACGCCAATCCCGAGGGCGAAGTCACAATCGGCGTCGTCGGCAAATATGTCGGGCTTCAGGATGCCTACAAGTCGCTGAACGAAGCGCTGATCCATGGCGGTCTGGCGCACCGGGTAAAGGTCAATCTGCGCTGGCTCGACGCCGAGCTGTTCGAACAGGACGATGCCGATATCGCCGCCGAGCTGGAGCCGATGCACGGCATCCTCGTTCCCGGAGGCTTCGGCGAGCGCGGGAGCGAGGGCAAAATCGCCGCGGTGCGGTTCGCGCGAGAGCGAAAGGTGCCGTTCCTCGGCATCTGCCTCGGCATGCAGATGGCCTGTATCGAGGGCGCTCGCACGGCCGGCGTGCTCGAGGCTTCCTCGACCGAGTTCGGCGAGACCAGCGAGCCGGTGGTCGGCATCATCACCGAATGGATGAGCGAGGAAGGCTTGCAAAAGCGCGAGGCCGACGGCGATCTCGGCGGCACAATGCGTCTCGGTGCTTACGAGGCCGCGCTATCAGGCAACAGCCACGTCTCGCGTATTTATGGCGGAGCCGAACGCATCTCCGAACGCCATCGCCACCGTTACGAGGTGAACAGCAAGTATATCGCGCCGCTCGAGGAGGGCGGGCTGGTGTTCTCCGGCATGTCGCCCGATGGCCTCCTGCCCGAGATCGTCGAGCGTCCCGACCATCCCTGGTTCGTGGGTGTGCAGTTCCACCCGGAGCTCAAGTCGAAACCGTTCGATCCGCATCCGCTGTTCGCTGGCTTCGTCGGCGCCGCGCTCGATCTGGCCAGGCTGGTCTGA
- the secG gene encoding preprotein translocase subunit SecG, with amino-acid sequence MFLFLTVVQAIVAAALVGVILMQRSEGGGLGIGGSPTGMLSARGAADFLTRSTRWLAILFVVLSILLAAMAAETGSATIESTLDRSVTPAESDPLGGGVLGGPTTAPDPAAPAGEAPAEDPLAQ; translated from the coding sequence ATGTTTCTCTTCCTCACCGTCGTCCAGGCCATCGTCGCCGCCGCTCTGGTCGGCGTAATCCTGATGCAGCGATCGGAAGGCGGCGGCCTCGGCATCGGCGGCAGTCCCACCGGAATGCTGAGCGCGCGCGGTGCGGCGGATTTCCTGACCCGTTCGACGCGGTGGCTGGCGATCCTCTTCGTGGTGCTGTCGATCCTTCTCGCCGCGATGGCTGCGGAAACCGGCTCGGCGACAATCGAATCGACGCTCGACCGTTCGGTGACGCCTGCGGAAAGCGATCCGCTCGGCGGCGGCGTGCTCGGCGGTCCGACGACCGCTCCTGATCCGGCCGCGCCTGCGGGCGAAGCGCCGGCCGAAGACCCGCTCGCGCAGTAA
- the tpiA gene encoding triose-phosphate isomerase, giving the protein MAERPYIVGNWKMNGTRAMLSEARAIDRGAQRYMKVEVAIAPPFTLIHAVHKEAEQIGVGAQDCHPGEGGAHTGDISAPMIADSGAKFVVLGHSERRGDHGESDELIARKIDAAIDAGLRIILCCGESLETRDAGEAENFVLGQLKAALPDIADAGERLTIAYEPIWAIGTGRTAGAEDILQMHGAIRELLGETYGEDAANTIRILYGGSVKPDNAGEILSLENVGGALVGGASLSAESFLGIVNAASEANAE; this is encoded by the coding sequence ATGGCCGAACGGCCCTACATCGTCGGAAACTGGAAGATGAACGGCACCCGCGCGATGCTTTCCGAAGCGCGCGCGATCGACCGCGGGGCTCAGCGCTACATGAAGGTCGAGGTGGCCATCGCGCCGCCCTTCACGCTGATCCACGCCGTCCACAAGGAAGCCGAGCAGATCGGTGTCGGCGCGCAGGATTGCCATCCGGGCGAGGGCGGGGCGCATACCGGGGACATCTCGGCCCCGATGATCGCCGATTCCGGCGCCAAGTTCGTGGTCCTCGGACACAGCGAGCGTCGCGGCGATCATGGCGAAAGCGACGAGCTGATCGCGCGCAAGATCGACGCTGCGATCGACGCCGGGCTTCGCATTATCCTGTGCTGCGGAGAGAGCCTGGAAACCCGCGATGCGGGCGAGGCCGAGAATTTCGTGCTCGGCCAGCTCAAGGCGGCACTGCCCGACATCGCCGATGCGGGCGAACGCCTGACCATTGCCTACGAACCGATCTGGGCGATCGGCACTGGCCGCACCGCCGGGGCCGAGGACATCCTCCAGATGCATGGCGCGATCCGCGAACTGCTCGGCGAAACCTATGGCGAGGATGCCGCGAACACGATCCGCATCCTCTATGGCGGATCGGTGAAGCCGGACAACGCAGGCGAGATCCTGTCGCTCGAGAATGTCGGCGGCGCGCTGGTCGGCGGAGCGAGCCTTTCGGCGGAAAGTTTCCTCGGCATCGTCAATGCCGCCTCGGAAGCCAACGCCGAGTGA
- a CDS encoding peptidylprolyl isomerase translates to MLTVFRNFFKSKIGLGLTLGFLALIAFAFASSDVANTGTFGGVAGGERVAVVGDSKIGTADLNLSANQALDRVRQDNPTLSMPAFIAQGGLDEVLDQLIDRYAINEFGSSLGIRAGDNLINSEIRQLGAFRGADGNFSQDVYNQALAQQGLSDAMVRDDIRTGLIAQQVLLPASFGTSMPASIARRYARLFKERRSGGIALLPSALYAPAGDPSDATLNTFYRNNRDRFIRPERRVIRYASFDNSAVADSIEPTEAEIRQRYQRDGAQYAASETRNFEQLIVPTEAAARSIRQRVSAGASLQSVAREAGFSVVEIEDVIRASVRTDSSEAVAAAYFAAQRGSITQPAQSPLGWHVAQVTGVTGTPARSLAQARDEIATAIREEKRVRALGDLAAQIEEQIDGGATLTEIARQFGLDLQTTRPITANGRFYGGANEEVPEVLAPTIATAFQMETSEPQVGEVERGETYVAFEVSDITQSAAAPLAEIRDDVIAAWKLAEGSKAARAAAERIIGRLGNETSLASAVQAERKNLPAVQQVSLSREELAAQRDRRIPPPLALMFSMAQGTAKRLEATGNGGWYVVDLDRIELGQIAADDPLIAQARQQFNRELGEEYSQQMIAAMRAEVGVERNATAIDAVRAQLVGTAPAGL, encoded by the coding sequence ATGCTCACCGTTTTCCGCAATTTCTTCAAGTCGAAGATCGGCCTCGGTCTGACTCTCGGCTTCCTGGCGCTAATCGCCTTCGCCTTCGCCAGCTCCGATGTCGCAAACACCGGAACGTTCGGCGGGGTCGCCGGGGGCGAACGGGTCGCGGTGGTCGGGGATTCGAAGATCGGCACGGCCGACCTCAACCTTTCGGCCAACCAGGCGCTCGATCGGGTGCGGCAGGACAACCCGACCCTGTCGATGCCGGCCTTCATCGCGCAGGGCGGGCTCGACGAGGTGCTGGACCAGCTGATCGACCGCTACGCGATCAACGAATTCGGCAGCAGCCTCGGCATCCGGGCGGGCGACAATCTCATCAACAGCGAAATTCGCCAGCTCGGCGCGTTCCGCGGGGCGGACGGAAATTTCAGCCAGGACGTCTACAATCAGGCGCTCGCCCAGCAGGGCTTGTCCGATGCGATGGTGCGGGACGACATCCGCACGGGCCTGATCGCGCAGCAAGTGCTCCTTCCGGCCAGCTTCGGCACCTCCATGCCCGCCTCGATCGCGCGGCGTTATGCGCGGCTGTTCAAGGAACGGCGGAGCGGCGGGATCGCCCTGCTGCCTTCTGCGCTCTACGCCCCCGCCGGCGATCCGAGCGATGCGACTCTGAACACCTTCTACCGGAACAATCGCGACCGTTTCATCCGGCCCGAGCGCCGCGTGATCCGCTATGCGAGTTTCGACAACAGCGCGGTCGCGGATTCGATCGAGCCGACCGAGGCCGAGATCCGCCAGCGCTATCAGCGTGACGGCGCGCAATACGCCGCAAGCGAGACCCGCAACTTCGAACAGCTGATCGTCCCGACCGAAGCCGCTGCGCGCTCGATCCGCCAGCGCGTGTCCGCCGGCGCCTCGCTGCAGTCGGTTGCGCGCGAGGCCGGGTTCTCGGTGGTCGAGATCGAGGATGTGATCCGCGCCTCGGTCCGCACCGACAGTTCGGAAGCGGTCGCCGCGGCCTATTTCGCCGCTCAGCGCGGTTCGATCACGCAGCCGGCACAGAGCCCCCTCGGCTGGCACGTGGCGCAGGTCACCGGCGTGACCGGAACGCCCGCCCGCTCGCTCGCACAGGCGCGTGACGAGATTGCCACCGCCATCCGCGAAGAAAAGCGAGTGCGCGCGCTCGGCGACCTCGCCGCCCAGATCGAGGAGCAGATCGACGGTGGCGCCACGCTGACCGAGATCGCGAGGCAGTTCGGTCTCGACCTTCAGACGACCCGCCCAATAACGGCCAATGGCCGCTTCTATGGAGGTGCGAACGAGGAGGTGCCCGAAGTGCTCGCTCCGACCATCGCGACCGCCTTCCAGATGGAAACCAGCGAGCCGCAGGTGGGCGAGGTCGAGCGCGGCGAGACCTATGTCGCCTTCGAAGTGTCCGATATCACCCAATCAGCCGCCGCGCCGCTCGCGGAAATCCGGGACGACGTGATCGCCGCATGGAAGCTTGCCGAAGGATCGAAGGCAGCCCGTGCGGCTGCAGAGCGCATCATCGGCCGCCTCGGCAACGAAACTTCGCTTGCCAGCGCCGTTCAGGCCGAGCGCAAGAACCTGCCCGCCGTTCAACAGGTCTCTCTCAGCCGCGAAGAGCTGGCCGCTCAGCGCGATCGCCGTATCCCGCCGCCCCTCGCACTGATGTTCAGCATGGCACAGGGCACGGCCAAGCGGCTCGAGGCCACCGGCAATGGCGGTTGGTATGTCGTCGATCTCGACCGGATCGAACTCGGCCAGATCGCTGCCGACGATCCGCTGATTGCGCAGGCCCGCCAGCAGTTCAATCGCGAGCTCGGCGAGGAGTACAGCCAGCAGATGATCGCGGCGATGCGCGCCGAAGTCGGTGTCGAGCGCAACGCCACCGCCATCGACGCCGTGCGCGCGCAGCTGGTCGGCACCGCGCCGGCCGGGCTCTGA
- the trpE gene encoding anthranilate synthase component I, which produces MSRLSGAAAAREALADSKPTLVWRKLVADTETPVGAALKLIEPGRGDFLLESVEGGEVRGRYSLLGIDPDLVFRAEGERASINRCWAQDRDAFAPCGDDTLAAMRALLAECRIEVPEALPPALACVVGYFGYETIGLVEDVPRAGPSELDLPDMLLVRPRVLLVFDGLGEELFCIAPVWPGSDPDRSIEDADERIEAALRRLAEPVPQDAPAELAVEAPALHPEMAAEDYGALVERAKEYITAGDIFQVVLAQRFTCPFPLPPIALYRALRRVNPSPFLYFLDLPGFAIVGSSPEILVRVRGGEVTVRPIAGTRPRGATPAEDRAAEQSLLADPKERAEHLMLLDLGRNDVGRMATRGSVEVTDSFAIERYSHVMHIVSNVIGTLRPQSDALDALFAGFPAGTVSGAPKIRACEVIAELESEARGPYAGGVGYFAPDGSIDSCIVLRTAVVKDGTMHVQAGAGIVADSDPDYELRECKAKAGALLAAAAEAFRVAGEVEHDQ; this is translated from the coding sequence CTGAGCCGTTTGTCAGGCGCAGCGGCAGCGCGGGAGGCGCTGGCCGACAGCAAGCCGACGCTGGTGTGGCGCAAGCTCGTCGCCGATACCGAAACCCCGGTCGGTGCCGCGCTCAAACTGATCGAGCCGGGCCGCGGGGATTTCCTTCTCGAATCGGTCGAAGGCGGAGAAGTGCGCGGGCGATACTCCCTGCTCGGCATCGATCCCGATCTGGTGTTCCGCGCCGAAGGGGAGCGCGCCAGCATCAACCGCTGCTGGGCGCAGGACCGCGATGCGTTCGCGCCGTGCGGGGACGACACGCTCGCGGCCATGCGCGCCCTGCTCGCGGAATGCCGGATCGAAGTACCCGAAGCGCTGCCCCCCGCGCTCGCCTGTGTGGTAGGCTATTTCGGCTACGAGACGATCGGCCTGGTCGAGGACGTGCCGCGCGCTGGACCGTCCGAACTCGACCTTCCCGACATGCTGCTGGTGCGCCCGCGGGTGCTGCTCGTGTTCGACGGATTGGGCGAAGAGTTGTTCTGCATCGCGCCGGTATGGCCTGGTAGCGATCCCGACCGCTCGATCGAGGATGCGGATGAGCGGATCGAAGCAGCGTTGCGCAGGCTGGCCGAACCCGTGCCGCAGGACGCGCCCGCAGAGCTGGCGGTCGAAGCTCCCGCCCTTCACCCGGAAATGGCGGCTGAGGATTACGGCGCGCTGGTCGAGCGGGCCAAGGAATACATCACTGCCGGGGACATCTTCCAGGTCGTGCTGGCGCAGCGCTTCACCTGCCCCTTCCCGCTCCCGCCGATCGCGCTCTACCGCGCATTGCGCCGGGTGAACCCTTCCCCCTTCCTCTATTTCCTCGACCTTCCCGGCTTTGCCATTGTCGGATCGAGCCCGGAAATCCTGGTTCGCGTGCGCGGCGGCGAGGTCACCGTCCGCCCGATCGCCGGTACCCGCCCCCGGGGCGCGACGCCGGCCGAGGATCGCGCGGCCGAGCAATCGCTGCTGGCCGACCCCAAGGAGCGCGCCGAGCATCTCATGCTGCTCGATCTGGGGCGCAACGATGTCGGCCGGATGGCGACGCGCGGCAGCGTCGAGGTGACCGACAGCTTCGCCATCGAACGCTACAGCCATGTCATGCACATCGTCAGCAATGTCATAGGCACCCTGCGCCCCCAATCCGACGCGCTCGACGCGCTATTCGCCGGCTTTCCCGCCGGCACGGTCAGTGGCGCGCCCAAGATTCGAGCCTGCGAGGTAATCGCGGAACTGGAAAGCGAGGCACGAGGTCCCTATGCCGGGGGCGTGGGTTATTTCGCGCCAGACGGATCGATCGACAGCTGCATCGTGCTGCGTACCGCCGTGGTGAAGGACGGGACCATGCACGTGCAGGCGGGCGCGGGGATCGTCGCCGACAGCGATCCGGATTACGAATTGCGCGAATGCAAGGCGAAGGCGGGGGCGCTGCTCGCGGCCGCCGCCGAGGCCTTTCGCGTCGCGGGCGAAGTGGAACACGACCAGTGA
- a CDS encoding phosphodiester glycosidase family protein, with product MKQLLLPLLVILAVGCDQQPAGEPVTRTRIDGQEGPATPAPDPSATVTSQVESACRSVIFENTPLTHCLAIPARHTIDTALAGSDGANYRSLQALSGGRDAGTIAFAMNGGMFDDAGDPIGYFVEDSERLHALNTADGEGNFHMNPNGVFYGTGESWEIRTTDDFLAHVTDRPEFGTQSGPMLVIDGKLHPEITQDGPSRYVRNAVGIDDRGRAHFVISNAPISFGKLARFYRDELKTPNALYLDGNVSALWNPATDRLDSGAPLGPLIVVTKRATATE from the coding sequence GTGAAACAATTGCTCCTTCCCCTTCTTGTGATCCTCGCCGTCGGGTGCGACCAGCAACCTGCCGGCGAGCCTGTGACCCGAACCCGGATTGACGGGCAGGAGGGCCCTGCGACGCCCGCACCCGATCCGTCGGCCACCGTCACCAGCCAGGTGGAAAGCGCCTGCCGCTCGGTGATCTTCGAGAACACCCCGCTAACCCATTGCCTCGCGATTCCCGCGCGCCACACGATCGACACCGCTCTCGCTGGCTCCGATGGTGCGAATTACCGCAGCCTTCAGGCGCTGTCGGGCGGGCGCGATGCCGGAACGATCGCTTTCGCCATGAATGGCGGAATGTTCGACGACGCGGGCGATCCAATCGGCTATTTCGTGGAAGACAGCGAACGGTTGCACGCTCTCAACACGGCGGATGGAGAGGGTAATTTCCACATGAACCCGAACGGCGTGTTCTACGGCACCGGGGAAAGCTGGGAAATCCGCACGACCGACGACTTCCTCGCCCACGTCACTGACCGCCCCGAATTCGGCACGCAGTCGGGGCCCATGCTGGTGATCGACGGCAAGCTGCATCCTGAAATCACGCAGGACGGCCCCTCGCGCTATGTCCGCAACGCTGTCGGGATCGACGATCGGGGGCGGGCCCATTTCGTGATTTCGAACGCGCCGATCTCCTTCGGCAAGCTGGCGCGGTTCTATCGCGACGAGCTCAAGACACCCAACGCCCTTTATCTCGATGGCAACGTTTCCGCGCTCTGGAACCCGGCGACCGACCGTCTCGACAGCGGAGCACCGCTCGGGCCCTTGATCGTGGTGACGAAACGCGCCACCGCGACCGAATGA